A section of the Triticum dicoccoides isolate Atlit2015 ecotype Zavitan chromosome 7A, WEW_v2.0, whole genome shotgun sequence genome encodes:
- the LOC119328842 gene encoding probable thiol methyltransferase 2 translates to MRHVLPAGRAVVSRGARAAAMGSSAGAGAGDPGGNPTVGRLREIFRGGGDAADGWEKSWETGVTPWDLGKPTPIIEHLVKSGTLPKGRALVPGCGMGYDVVALASPERFVVGLEISNIAAEKAKQWSSSLPNADWFSFLVADFFKWRPSEPFDLIFDYTFFCALDPSMRGAWAETVSRLLKPDGELITLIYLISDQEGGPPYNNTVADYQNVLEPLGFKAVWMEDNELAIKPRKGMEKLGRWKRCGRRQSSL, encoded by the exons ATGCGCCACGTGCTGCCGGCTGGCCGCGCCGTCGTCTCgcgcggggcgcgggcggcggcgatggggtcgtcggcgggggcgggggcgggggaccCGGGCGGGAACCCGACGGTGGGGAGGCTGCGGGAGATCTTccggggcggcggcgacgcggcaG ATGGCTGGGAGAAGTCCTGGGAGACTGGCGTAACCCCGTGGGATCTGGGGAAGCCGACGCCTATCATCGAGCATCTCGTTAAATCAGGAACTCTCCCTAAAGGAAGAGCGTTGGTCCCGGGATGCGGCATG GGTTATGATGTGGTTGCTCTGGCAAGCCCCGAGAGATTTGTCGTTGGCTTAGAGATTTCTAATATAGCTGCTGAGAAGGCTAAGCAG TGGTCATCATCTTTGCCAAATGCAGATTGGTTTTCTTTTCTGGTTGCTGACTTCTTCAAGTGGAGACCAAGTGAACCATTTGACCTCATTTTCGATTATAC GTTCTTTTGTGCACTTGATCCGAGCATGAGGGGTGCTTGGGCAGAGACAGTTAGTCGCCTTCTGAAACCAGATGGAGAGCTTATCACCTTGATATATTTG ATCAGCGATCAAGAAGGGGGGCCGCCCTACAATAATACAGTTGCTGA CTATCAGAATGTGCTGGAGCCGCTGGGTTTCAAGGCTGTTTGGATGGAAGACAACGAGCTGGCTATTAAACCGCGCAAG GGTATGGAGAAACTTGGAAGGTGGAAGAGATGCGGCAGGCGGCAATCTTCTTTGTGA
- the LOC119328841 gene encoding F-box/LRR-repeat MAX2 homolog — protein MAEAAAGPASALLDLPEPLLLLILGALHDPRSRHRASMACRRLLAAERATRAAMALRGDPRTADFLLLPPAFCFPALERLDLSLASPWGHPLLSSASRVAGAPASSSSNHLALRPEEIAERNAYVAARLAAYFPAVARLAVYCRDPSTLTSLAPCWRATLRAVKLVRWHQRPLDLPGGADLEPLLGACPQLAALDLSEFYCWTEDVVPALDAHPAAAARLTDLDLGLAGASNGFHAAELAAIAAACPGLRRLVAPCVFNPRYVDHVGDDALRSLAASCPRLTVLRLSEPFEPASTSQREQAGITAVGLVDFFAALPGLEDLMLDLQHNVLEAAPAMEVLARRCPRIKVLTLGCFQGLCKAAWLHLDGVAVCGGLESLCIKNCEDLTDASLGTIGRGCGRLAKFAIQGCDHVTSDGIRRLAVVLRPTLKEVSVLHCRFLHTAACLAALNPIRDRIESLEINCDWEEVEQPSSSCMANGTTGSDHEDDEPSEMAYQSAPKKCRFSYLEMDNYESWEMLRSLSLWCPAGQLLSPLISAGLDSCPVLEKISIKVEGDLRTCPRPFHGSAFGLSDLGAFQALAKMKLDLSEAVGYALTAPTGHMDLSQWERFYLSGIESLLSLYELDYWPPQDKDVNHRSLSLPAVALFQHSIGLRKLFIHGTTHEHFMSFFQKMPNLRDVQLREDYYPAPENDMMITEMRAESCLRFEQQLNNRQFRQIPD, from the coding sequence atggcggaggcggcggcggggccggcgtCGGCGCTGCTGGACCTGCCGGAGCCGCTGCTGCTGCTCATCCTCGGCGCCCTCCACGACCCGCGCTCGCGGCACCGGGCCTCCATGGCCTGCCGCCGGCTGCTGGCGGCGGAGCGGGCGACGCGGGCGGCCATGGCGCTGCGCGGGGACCCGCGGACggccgacttcctcctcctcccgccggcCTTCTGCTTCCCGGCGCTGGAGCGGCTCGACCTCTCCCTCGCCTCGCCGTGGGGCCACCCGCTGCTCTCGTCCGCCTCGCGCGTCGCGGGggcgcccgcctcctcctcctccaaccaccTCGCGCTCCGCCCGGAGGAGATCGCGGAGCGGAACGCGTACGTGGCGGCGCGCCTCGCCGCCTACTTCCCCGCCGTGGCCCGCCTCGCCGTCTACTGCCGCGACCCCTCCACGCTCACCAGCCTGGCCCCCTGCTGGCGGGCCACGCTGCGGGCCGTCAAGCTCGTGCGCTGGCACCAGCGGCCGCTCGACCTCCCCGGCGGCGCGGATCTCGAGCCGCTGCTCGGGGCCTGCCCCCAGCTCGCGGCCCTCGACCTCTCCGAGTTCTACTGCTGGACGGAGGACGTCGTGCCGGCGCTCGACGCgcacccggccgccgccgccaggctCACCGACCTcgacctcggcctcgccggcgcctCCAACGGCTTCCACGCCGCCGAGCTCGCGGCCATCGCCGCCGCCTGCCCCGGCCTCCGGCGGCTCGTCGCGCCCTGCGTCTTCAACCCCCGCTACGTCGACCACGTCGGCGACGACGCGCTGCGCTCGCTCGCCGCCAGCTGCCCCCGGCTCACCGTCCTGCGCCTCAGCGAGCCCTTCGAGCCGGCGTCCACCAGCCAGCGGGAGCAGGCGGGCATTACCGCCGTGGGGCTCGTCGACTTCTTTGCCGCGCTCCCTGGGCTGGAGGACCTCATGCTGGACCTCCAGCACAATGTGCTCGAGGCAGCTCCGGCGATGGAGGTGCTCGCGCGCAGGTGCCCGCGGATCAAGGTCCTGACGCTGGGGTGCTTCCAGGGGCTCTGCAAGGCTGCCTGGTTGCATCTCGACGGCGTCGCCGTGTGCGGTGGGCTGGAGTCGCTCTGCATCAAGAACTGCGAGGATCTCACCGACGCCAGCCTCGGCACGATCGGCCGTGGCTGTGGGAGGCTTGCCAAGTTTGCCATCCAAGGATGTGACCATGTCACGTCAGATGGGATCAGGAGGCTAGCTGTGGTGCTCCGGCCTACATTGAAGGAGGTCAGTGTGCTGCACTGCCGGTTCCTGCACACTGCAGCCTGCCTTGCTGCTCTGAACCCAATCCGCGATCGGATTGAGAGCCTTGAAATCAACTGTGACTGGGAGGAGGTTGAACAGCCCAGCTCCAGCTGCATGGCCAATGGCACAACCGGAAGTGATCATGAGGATGACGAGCCTAGTGAAATGGCGTACCAGTCCGCGCCCAAGAAATGCAGGTTCTCCTACTTGGAAATGGATAATTATGAAAGCTGGGAGATGCTCCGCTCACTCTCCCTTTGGTGCCCTGCTGGTCAGCTGCTCTCCCCGCTCATTTCTGCCGGGCTCGATAGCTGCCCTGTTCTTGAGAAGATCTCGATTAAGGTGGAGGGCGATCTCCGGACTTGTCCGCGTCCATTTCACGGGTCAGCTTTTGGCTTAAGCGACCTTGGAGCCTTCCAGGCGCTGGCCAAGATGAAGTTGGACCTCAGCGAGGCGGTGGGTTATGCGCTCACCGCGCCAACGGGGCATATGGATCTTTCTCAGTGGGAGCGGTTTTATCTGAGCGGTATCGAGTCATTGCTGAGTTTGTATGAGCTGGACTACTGGCCGCCCCAAGACAAGGACGTGAACCACCGGAGCCTGTCACTGCCAGCGGTCGCACTTTTCCAGCACTCCATCGGACTCAGGAAGCTCTTCATCCATGGCACCACACATGAGCACTTCATGAGCTTCTTCCAGAAAATGCCAAACTTGAGGGACGTGCAGCTAAGGGAGGACTACTATCCAGCACCGGAGAATGACATGATGATCACAGAGATGCGGGCTGAATCTTGCCTCCGGTTTGAGCAGCAGCTGAACAACCGGCAATTTCGGCAAATTCCTGATTAA